In the genome of Rhizobium rhizogenes, one region contains:
- the tsdA gene encoding gamma-resorcylate decarboxylase, which yields MQGKVALEEHFAIPETLQDSAGFVPGDYWKELQHRLLDIQDTRLKLMDAHGIETMILSLNAPAVQAIPDKKKAIEIAQRANDVLAEECAKRPDRFLGFAALPLQDPDAATEELQRCVKDLGFVGALVNGFSQEGDGQTPLYYDLPQYRPFWGAVEKLDVPFYLHPRNPLPQDSRIYDGHPWLLGPTWAFAQETAVHALRLMASGLFDEHPRLNIILGHMGEGLPYMMWRIDHRNAWVKLPPRYPAKRRFVDYFNENFHITTSGNFRTQTLIDAILEIGADRILFSTDWPFENIDHASDWFNATSIAEADRVKIGRTNARRLFKLDGA from the coding sequence ATGCAAGGCAAGGTCGCTCTCGAGGAGCATTTCGCAATCCCGGAAACACTTCAGGATTCGGCCGGTTTCGTACCCGGTGACTACTGGAAGGAGCTGCAGCACCGCCTGCTCGACATTCAGGATACACGCCTGAAGCTGATGGATGCGCATGGCATCGAAACCATGATCCTGTCGCTGAATGCGCCGGCGGTGCAGGCTATTCCGGATAAGAAGAAGGCGATCGAGATTGCGCAGCGCGCCAATGACGTGCTTGCCGAAGAATGCGCCAAGCGGCCGGATCGTTTCCTGGGCTTCGCCGCCCTGCCGTTACAGGACCCGGATGCGGCGACGGAGGAACTTCAGCGCTGCGTCAAGGATCTCGGTTTCGTCGGTGCGCTCGTCAACGGTTTCAGCCAGGAGGGCGACGGCCAGACGCCGCTTTATTACGACCTGCCGCAATATCGCCCCTTCTGGGGAGCGGTCGAGAAGCTCGACGTGCCGTTTTACCTGCATCCGCGCAATCCGCTGCCGCAGGATTCGCGCATCTATGACGGCCATCCCTGGCTGCTCGGCCCCACCTGGGCCTTTGCACAGGAAACGGCTGTTCACGCGCTGCGTCTCATGGCGTCCGGCCTGTTCGACGAGCATCCGCGCCTCAACATCATTCTCGGCCACATGGGTGAGGGGCTGCCTTACATGATGTGGCGTATCGACCACCGCAATGCCTGGGTGAAGCTGCCACCGCGTTATCCGGCCAAGCGCCGTTTCGTGGATTATTTCAACGAGAATTTCCACATCACGACGTCAGGCAATTTCCGTACCCAGACGCTGATCGACGCCATTCTGGAAATCGGTGCCGACCGCATCCTGTTTTCCACCGACTGGCCGTTCGAGAATATCGACCATGCCTCCGACTGGTTCAATGCGACAAGTATCGCCGAGGCCGACCGGGTGAAGATCGGCCGCACCAATGCGCGTCGCCTGTTCAAGCTCGACGGGGCCTGA
- the graA gene encoding FADH(2)-dependent resorcinol hydroxylase oxygenase component, producing MNDMSHAPQPAQTTPRVRLTGRVADIADLFRASARQTEEARRVPASHIEALRGIGYFDIVKPRAFGGKGGEFAELVEANIELSAACASTGWVAGLLSAHQWLLAMFPEEAQADVWGENPDALLCGSYAPVKKADVAEGGYRLSGKWAFASGCENAQWSLCAAILPPQGEGRPVPAFLLVPASHYVIEDTWHVVGLAGTGSKTLVLDDVFVPKHRVLTFPDATSGKTPGGQYYAEEGLFNMPLLTGIPSCLAAAGVGAAKGALVAYVDHVGGRVTRGAVAGGNNRMAEFPTIQLRVAEAAASVDAACEILLRDVARAQVLAQARIEGRAEFTVDDRLLSRRGQAFAVSLALRAVQALNDSTGGVGLDLANPVQRAWRDANAVGRHISMNWDAVGTMIGQSMLGLEPKGQY from the coding sequence ATGAACGATATGAGCCATGCGCCACAGCCGGCGCAAACGACCCCGCGTGTTCGCCTCACCGGCCGTGTTGCCGACATAGCCGATCTTTTCCGGGCGAGCGCCCGCCAGACGGAAGAGGCGCGACGCGTGCCCGCCAGCCATATCGAGGCGCTGCGCGGCATCGGTTATTTCGATATCGTCAAGCCCCGCGCCTTTGGCGGAAAGGGCGGTGAATTCGCTGAACTGGTCGAGGCCAATATCGAGCTTTCGGCCGCCTGCGCATCGACGGGCTGGGTGGCCGGCCTGCTTTCCGCCCATCAATGGCTGCTGGCGATGTTTCCGGAAGAGGCGCAGGCCGATGTCTGGGGTGAAAACCCTGACGCGCTGCTATGTGGTTCCTACGCACCGGTGAAAAAGGCTGACGTCGCCGAGGGCGGTTATCGCCTCAGCGGCAAATGGGCCTTCGCCTCGGGTTGCGAAAATGCGCAATGGTCTCTTTGCGCCGCCATTCTGCCGCCGCAGGGCGAGGGCAGGCCGGTTCCCGCCTTCCTTCTCGTTCCCGCCAGCCACTATGTCATTGAAGATACCTGGCATGTGGTGGGGCTGGCCGGCACGGGCTCCAAGACGCTGGTTCTCGATGATGTCTTCGTTCCCAAACATCGGGTTCTGACCTTCCCGGACGCCACCAGCGGCAAGACGCCCGGCGGGCAATATTATGCCGAGGAAGGCCTGTTCAACATGCCGCTTCTGACCGGCATTCCCTCCTGTCTTGCGGCCGCCGGCGTTGGCGCGGCTAAGGGTGCGCTTGTCGCTTATGTCGACCATGTCGGCGGCCGGGTGACGCGCGGCGCGGTGGCCGGCGGCAACAACCGCATGGCCGAATTCCCGACCATTCAGCTGCGCGTTGCCGAAGCGGCCGCGAGCGTCGATGCGGCCTGCGAAATCCTGCTGCGCGATGTGGCGCGCGCGCAGGTGCTGGCGCAGGCCCGGATTGAAGGTCGGGCGGAATTCACGGTGGATGACCGTCTTCTGAGCCGCCGTGGCCAGGCCTTTGCGGTGTCTCTGGCGCTACGCGCCGTGCAGGCGCTGAACGATTCCACCGGCGGCGTCGGGCTTGATCTTGCCAACCCCGTGCAACGGGCCTGGCGCGATGCCAATGCGGTTGGCCGCCACATCAGCATGAACTGGGATGCCGTGGGCACGATGATCGGCCAGAGCATGCTCGGGCTGGAACCCAAGGGCCAGTATTGA
- the graD gene encoding FADH(2)-dependent resorcinol hydroxylase reductase component, with product MTSALFAPNSLAPEGVGQTFRTTMRRFPATVTVITACASGDQRDHGMTVTAVTSVSMEPPSLLVCLNNRTLLHELLLCRPDFIVNVLTQDQAALSDAFSGKVSPEERFRDGDWQRHENGVLYLPTAHAAIACRRVAAMPYGTHTVFIGQVVSADVRETTRPLLYENAQYCAASPAGLPA from the coding sequence ATGACATCAGCATTGTTCGCCCCGAACAGCCTTGCGCCGGAAGGCGTCGGCCAGACTTTCCGCACGACGATGCGCCGTTTTCCGGCCACCGTGACGGTTATCACTGCCTGCGCTTCCGGTGATCAGCGCGATCACGGCATGACCGTCACCGCCGTTACCTCGGTTTCCATGGAACCGCCATCGCTTCTGGTCTGCCTGAACAACCGCACGCTGCTGCATGAACTGCTGCTGTGCCGGCCCGATTTCATCGTCAACGTGCTGACGCAGGATCAGGCCGCGCTCTCGGATGCTTTCAGCGGCAAGGTGTCGCCGGAAGAGCGTTTCCGCGACGGTGACTGGCAACGTCACGAAAACGGCGTCCTCTATCTGCCCACGGCCCACGCGGCCATCGCCTGCCGCCGGGTGGCGGCGATGCCCTATGGAACGCATACCGTGTTCATCGGGCAGGTGGTTTCGGCCGATGTCCGCGAGACGACGCGGCCGCTGCTTTACGAAAACGCCCAATATTGCGCCGCAAGTCCGGCTGGCTTGCCGGCCTGA
- a CDS encoding MarR family winged helix-turn-helix transcriptional regulator, which yields MSYQFTDSVPYLLNWVGVRLGERFSLRLVSYDITLPMYRVLATLRQQESKTLTELSDMVSVEISTLSRLVGLMVRRNLVSRERPADNARIVRITLTAKGEELADELMPIAAMFEKTAIEGLDPAEVKLFKSILRHIGRNIAGL from the coding sequence GTGTCTTATCAGTTCACCGACTCGGTACCCTACCTGCTCAACTGGGTGGGCGTTCGGCTTGGCGAGCGTTTCTCGCTGAGACTGGTATCCTATGACATCACCCTGCCGATGTACCGCGTGCTGGCGACACTGAGACAGCAGGAAAGCAAGACGCTGACCGAACTTTCGGACATGGTGTCGGTGGAGATTTCCACGCTGTCCCGCCTGGTGGGGCTAATGGTCCGGCGCAACCTCGTCAGCCGCGAGCGGCCGGCTGACAATGCCCGCATCGTGCGTATCACGCTGACCGCAAAGGGCGAGGAACTGGCCGACGAACTCATGCCCATCGCGGCAATGTTTGAAAAAACCGCCATCGAAGGCCTCGATCCCGCCGAAGTGAAACTGTTCAAAAGCATCCTGCGCCATATCGGCCGCAACATTGCCGGTCTCTGA